From the Streptomyces sp. Tu 2975 genome, one window contains:
- a CDS encoding recombinase family protein, whose translation MDPVNEDSQVNNDSERLRRLARIAGSQRDKRSRTDWTGEPAAIYCRISHVNDDDQTGVDRRERICRDIAQRLGVTVDQHMVFVDNNRSAWQRNRKRKGWDALLDAARSGGIRHILTYHPDRLMRQPRDLEELLQIADDHRFFLRIEVAHVAGPATAPPDGSRML comes from the coding sequence ATGGACCCGGTCAACGAGGATTCGCAGGTCAACAATGACTCGGAACGGCTCCGCAGGCTGGCCCGGATTGCCGGGTCTCAGCGGGACAAGCGCAGTCGTACCGACTGGACAGGGGAACCGGCGGCGATCTACTGCCGGATATCGCATGTGAACGACGACGATCAAACCGGTGTCGACCGACGAGAGCGTATCTGCCGCGACATCGCACAGCGTCTCGGTGTGACGGTCGATCAGCACATGGTCTTCGTGGACAACAACCGATCGGCGTGGCAGCGCAACCGGAAGCGGAAGGGGTGGGATGCCCTACTCGATGCCGCACGGTCCGGAGGCATCCGGCACATCCTCACCTACCACCCGGACCGACTGATGAGGCAGCCGCGCGACCTTGAGGAGCTTCTTCAGATCGCGGACGACCACCGGTTCTTTCTGCGCATCGAGGTAGCGCACGTTGCAGGTCCAGCGACGGCACCTCCCGACGGCTCAAGGATGCTCTGA
- a CDS encoding recombinase family protein, whose protein sequence is MREIFSRYLDGGTTTAIAVDLNRREELTALGRGWNSFNVRAILDSRHVAGIRVFRGEEFGQGEWPAILVPTHCAATGLPAVRRWSSS, encoded by the coding sequence GTGCGCGAGATTTTTTCCCGATACCTCGACGGAGGGACGACCACAGCCATAGCCGTGGATCTCAACCGGCGCGAGGAACTGACCGCACTCGGTAGGGGATGGAACAGTTTCAACGTGCGGGCGATCCTGGACAGCCGCCATGTGGCGGGCATCCGGGTGTTCCGAGGGGAGGAGTTCGGCCAGGGGGAATGGCCGGCGATCCTCGTTCCGACACACTGCGCTGCTACCGGACTGCCAGCAGTGCGCCGCTGGAGCAGTTCGTGA